A region of bacterium DNA encodes the following proteins:
- a CDS encoding HAMP domain-containing protein yields MKLSVAGKMTIITSVLLAAVFLVTTLINVKLQEEATIDIVRQNALELAETADAVLQASMKVNARDRIQSTIDDFAAHRDVKLIRIYTKGGQIAYSTDHDEIGVTLDLRQDRCLICHRESPPPPNLPPEERARVVEAAGEQTLAVSHVLLNRPTCSTTECHTTEGPNALLGVMDIDLDLEAFHQARERNMAGMGLAGLVGVVLGVIVIYLTGREIVYRRVAHLTAQTRKLAAGDLTVRIDDESADEIGALDRAFNTLALDLKDARSELLEWGRTLEQRVAAKTDELVRAQDQMVQVEKMASLGKLAAVVAHEINNPLASVVTYAKILLRRIDKPEMSEECRKNLGYLESISSEATRCGEIVAQLLTFAHRGSGEITATDLNDVVEKSLFLVNHQFELNAVETVMNLDPAVPPALVDRNKIQQLLMALFINAAQAMREGGRLEVTTRPATAGAEIIVADNGPGMVADVARHAFEPFYTTKEEGGGVGLGLSVVYGIVKGHGGRIDLDTAPGQGCRFTIWLPLKPHAAKEEEEVR; encoded by the coding sequence GTGAAGCTGAGCGTGGCGGGCAAGATGACGATCATCACGTCGGTGCTGCTGGCGGCCGTGTTCCTGGTCACCACCCTCATCAACGTGAAGCTGCAGGAAGAGGCCACCATCGACATCGTGCGCCAGAATGCGCTCGAGCTGGCCGAGACGGCCGACGCGGTGCTGCAGGCCTCGATGAAGGTGAACGCGCGCGACAGGATCCAGAGCACCATCGACGACTTCGCCGCCCACCGCGACGTGAAGCTCATCCGCATCTACACCAAGGGCGGCCAGATCGCCTACTCGACCGACCACGACGAGATCGGCGTGACCCTCGACCTGCGGCAGGACCGCTGCCTCATCTGCCACCGCGAGTCGCCGCCGCCGCCGAACCTGCCGCCGGAGGAGCGGGCGCGCGTGGTCGAGGCCGCCGGCGAGCAGACCCTGGCCGTGAGCCACGTGCTGCTGAACCGCCCCACCTGCTCGACCACCGAGTGCCACACCACCGAGGGTCCGAACGCCCTGCTCGGCGTCATGGACATCGACCTCGATCTCGAGGCCTTCCACCAGGCGCGCGAGCGGAACATGGCCGGCATGGGCCTGGCCGGCCTGGTCGGCGTCGTGCTCGGCGTGATCGTGATCTACCTGACCGGGCGCGAGATCGTGTACCGCCGGGTGGCTCACCTCACCGCGCAGACGCGCAAGCTGGCCGCCGGCGATCTCACCGTGCGCATCGACGACGAGTCGGCCGACGAGATCGGCGCCCTCGACCGCGCCTTCAACACGCTGGCCCTCGACCTGAAGGACGCGCGCTCCGAGCTGCTCGAGTGGGGACGCACCCTCGAGCAGCGCGTGGCCGCCAAGACCGACGAGCTGGTGCGGGCCCAGGACCAGATGGTGCAGGTGGAGAAGATGGCCTCGCTGGGCAAGCTGGCCGCGGTGGTGGCCCACGAGATCAACAACCCGCTGGCCAGCGTCGTCACCTACGCCAAGATCCTGCTGCGCCGCATCGACAAGCCCGAGATGAGCGAGGAGTGCCGCAAGAACCTGGGCTACCTCGAGTCGATCAGCTCGGAGGCCACGCGCTGCGGCGAGATCGTCGCCCAGCTGCTCACCTTCGCCCATCGCGGCAGCGGCGAGATCACGGCCACCGACCTGAACGACGTGGTGGAGAAGTCGCTCTTCCTCGTCAACCACCAGTTCGAGCTGAACGCCGTCGAGACGGTCATGAACCTCGACCCCGCCGTGCCTCCGGCGCTCGTCGACCGCAACAAGATCCAGCAGCTGCTCATGGCGCTGTTCATCAACGCCGCCCAGGCCATGCGCGAGGGCGGGCGCCTCGAGGTGACGACCCGCCCGGCCACCGCCGGCGCCGAGATCATCGTCGCCGACAACGGTCCCGGCATGGTCGCCGACGTCGCCCGCCACGCCTTCGAGCCCTTCTACACGACCAAGGAGGAGGGCGGAGGCGTGGGCCTCGGCCTGTCGGTGGTGTACGGCATCGTCAAGGGGCACGGCGGGCGCATCGACCTGGACACCGCACCCGGCCAGGGCTGCCGCTTCACCATCTGGCTGCCCCTGAAGCCCCATGCCGCGAAGGAAGAGGAGGAGGTCCGATGA